AGGCCAAGGCTGGACGGACAAGCCGATCTCAGACTGAGGACCGCTCCCTAAAACCTCTCCGCTCCAGCTGGCCTAGCCCCAGACGCCTTTTCTATGCAATGGACTTCGCAACAACCACGTCTGCCATTGGCTCTTCTTTCGAACCGGCCAATCAGAGCCAAGGTTACTGCATACCCGTCGCTCTTGGCAACCAGAGGGTCCCATTCAAATTCTCTCCAGGGCGGAAACAATGCGCGCTGTCCATTCTGATTGGACAGATAAGATGTCAATCTCTGACGCCATAGCCTATCCGGCGCCGCGGGAGGCCGAGGGCGGGCGGGATGAAGGAGTAGGCCTGCGCACGGGAGAGAACGCGGAAGTGGCACACCGCAGGTAATGTCTGCGAAGAGCTTAGCCTGGTGCCGAGGTGGGGCGTCTGCCGCCTGCCCCCTGCCCTGGACTGGACTGAGGAGATACGGCGCGGACCGAGCAGGGTACGAGGGGCCATGCAGGTGACGGAAATGAGGGACGCGGCTGCCAGGACAGGAATCTCCTGCTTCTTGGACTTTGGCAAGTAATTGGGTCTTTTAAAGAACGCTCTGCAGACGGGCTCCTGCCACAGAAGCCTCGGCTTGGAGTGGACTGCGGGGCCGTGTGCAGGGAGCCTGCGCAAGTGCAGTCTTGCATTCCCCTCGTTAGAGCGAGGGCGCCGATGGAAGGGAAGCCCCCTAATGGCACAGGCCCCATGCACGTGCCTTTGGGGCACGTTGTGGCCAATGAGAAGTGGCGCGGGTCGCAGCTGGCGCAGGAGATGCAAGGTCGGTGGGTTGCCCTCTCCataaaccctctctctcctcGCTCcgctttttaaaaaccttctccccCTTGCGGCCTTTTCATCCGAAGCTCACGGAACTCTTTTTCTTGTCTGTGTTTTAAGGGAAAGTTAAACTCGTTTTTGAGGCTGGTCTGACACCGGTAGATTTTTACTTGCCTAGCAGATCCTGCATTCTTTATGTCACCGAAGCTGATTTGGTGGCAGGAAATGGCTACAGAAAGAGGCTTGTTCGCGTTAGAAATGTAAGTAATTACACggaattaaagaaattgaaattgaaaattgACTTCTATCCCCCCTCCCTCTATTCCTtggaataatttatataaaactgtTGGCCATTCCAAGCACTCTTGGAGTGATAGCTTTCTTAATCTTAAAAGGAATTTTGTTACAAAATGgtttactgtcttttttttttttgaagtccaGTAGTCTTCAAGGGATTGTAGTAGTGGAAAAAACGCAGATGAGTGAACAGTACTTCCCCGCCATACAGAAGTTTACTGTGCTGGATCTTGGGATGGTGTTGCTTCCAGTGGCCAGCCAGATGGAGGCGTCCTGCCTCATTATCCAGTTAGTAAGTACTGGTTCCTACTCCTCCACCATAGCCCAGCCTACCGACTCTGAAAGGACCTTCATGGATCCTTTTCTCTAGCAGCTGCCTTTACTACAGATGCAGTCAATCCATCAAGCCAATCAATATCATCGCCTGTGTTGGTTTATAAAACCTTGCAGAGGAGTTGAAGTTCAGAAGCTGCGTCTGCAGCTGGCTGAGCTTGCGGCCCATTCTAGGCAAGTGTATAACAGCGCGAACAGGTTGGAGGCCTGATTTTAGACTCCCATGCTGTGCTGATTCCATCATTCATTGTTCTGCACTTAATGCTGGTGAAAATGTCACCTAGCAGCTGCTTTGCCTCGTCCCCGCATATCATTTATGAAGCATCAACACTTGCTGTGTGCAAGgttatgttttgtttattttaaacctGGTTCTCCATTGTCCTGATTACTCAGCTTGGTTGTGCATAGAATTTCctggggaactttaaaaaatagtgaTACATGAGCCTTACCTCAGACCAATTAAAAATCAGAACCTGGGGTAGGGCTTGGGCatcagtttttgttgttgtttttaaatctctCCCTTTGATGCGTAACTAGGGTTGAGAACCAAATTGGAAATGCAAGCAGCCCTGTGTGGTTCACAGATCCCTCTCCACTCTCAACCACATCCCCTGCGTCACTATTCCTTCCTTGATATAATACTTTTGTCTGCCTTACTGTAACCACCACTAACTGAAGACAGGGTTTCTCCTTTGATAGGCAAGCTTCCTCCCGGTCCTGTATCAGGCAGGTCCAGTTTAGGTAGAGCCATCATTTAATCCCATTCAACTGAAACATTTCTTAGTGGACTATAGGCAAACGGTTGAATTCCTCAGAGTGTTTTTATTGGTTGTATCCTAAGCATTCTCAAAACTCAAgtttttgtaaattaatttttctcttactCATCGTGTAGTCATATGGTTCATCTTTCAATAATTTTGCTGATGTCTGAAAAATTATGTGTGGGATAtgaatataattcatataataaatgtttatttgtagTGGTAAGTCAAGCTGAACCAAACTAAAACTAATGGAAAAGTTTTAGTTTTCCAAATGGAAACCAAACTAAAACTAATGGAAAAAATTTAGTTTTCCAAGTGAAAAATCTAAAACtaaatttccacaaatttttaagaaaactgcCAGTCCTCTACAGGGTGCTCACATGCTTTTCCTTTAATTTTGGTTCAGGTTCAAGAGCAAACGAAAGAGCCCAGTAAGAACCCTTTTCTCAGGAAGAAACGGCCGCTGATCTCTGAGCTGTCCCTCCTCCGAACTGTGCAACAGATCCCAGGAGTTGGAAAAGTGAAAGCTCCCCTTCTGCTTCAGAAGTTTCCAAGTCTCCAGCAGCTGAGTAATGCTTCCATCCAGGACCTGGAGCCAGTGGTCGGACAAGCAGTAGCGCAGCACGTTCACGCGTTCTTCACGCAGTCCAGGTGACAACTCCTCTCATGGCGCTGCTGTTTTCTCCTTCAGCCCACAAACTACAGGATCTtgttttttcatattaaaaaaacaagaaaagagaccTCCTCCCACAGCAACTAGTGAAAGATGAGGCGAGGCCTGCATGGAACCTGCTGGTTGTCCTGCCCTGCTCTCTGGGTTCAGGCATTTGAGTGAGTGGGCTCCAGATGGCACCGCCCTCATTCTGCTAGCATGAAGAGGGCCATGAGATCTTCCTAAGAGAGTCACTTTAATTAGGGACTCGAAGATTCAGCAAAAAGCCAGCTTGGGCAGATTTTAATGTGTGACCTTGACCTGCATCTGTCATGGAAAGGTCTTATCAAGTTTCAGGTGGTGGATGTG
This genomic window from Diceros bicornis minor isolate mBicDic1 chromosome 34, mDicBic1.mat.cur, whole genome shotgun sequence contains:
- the FAAP24 gene encoding Fanconi anemia core complex-associated protein 24 isoform X1, whose product is MEGKPPNGTGPMHVPLGHVVANEKWRGSQLAQEMQGKVKLVFEAGLTPVDFYLPSRSCILYVTEADLVAGNGYRKRLVRVRNSSSLQGIVVVEKTQMSEQYFPAIQKFTVLDLGMVLLPVASQMEASCLIIQLVQEQTKEPSKNPFLRKKRPLISELSLLRTVQQIPGVGKVKAPLLLQKFPSLQQLSNASIQDLEPVVGQAVAQHVHAFFTQSR
- the FAAP24 gene encoding Fanconi anemia core complex-associated protein 24 isoform X2, which gives rise to MSPKLIWWQEMATERGLFALEISLQGIVVVEKTQMSEQYFPAIQKFTVLDLGMVLLPVASQMEASCLIIQLVQEQTKEPSKNPFLRKKRPLISELSLLRTVQQIPGVGKVKAPLLLQKFPSLQQLSNASIQDLEPVVGQAVAQHVHAFFTQSR